The following coding sequences lie in one Sphingomonas sp. M1-B02 genomic window:
- a CDS encoding dicarboxylate/amino acid:cation symporter translates to MGKRLTWYIIAGLLLGGLVGWGMNVAYDDNGGPGTEFLAGASYWFDIPTQMFLHLIKMIIAPLVVSTLVVGIAHMGGTGAIGRVGIKAFFWFVCASLISLTLGLILVNVLQPGVGLNLPLPDAAAASGVDRTGFDAAKFFTHIIPTSAIDAMATNDILQLVIFSLFFGVGMAAVGEKAKPLLDGLEALVSVMLTVTGYVMLFAPIAVFCAVARTLATRGLGVVGDLAYFMGTFYIGLAVLWSVLLGACFLIVGRRTGTLLRYLRDPILLGFSTASSEAAYPRTLEALDKFGVPPRIASFVLPLGYSFNLDGSMMYMTFASIFIAQAYGIQLDWATMISMLLILMITSKGIAGVPRASLVVITGTLAHFQIPEAGILLILAVDHFLDMGRTATNVIGNAVAATVVARWEGQLDAPEDPDEAIVLPVAGRPGSEDSFQDYGKS, encoded by the coding sequence GTGGGCAAGCGTCTGACGTGGTACATCATTGCCGGGCTTCTGCTCGGTGGGCTGGTCGGCTGGGGGATGAACGTCGCCTATGACGACAATGGCGGCCCGGGCACCGAATTTCTGGCCGGCGCCAGCTATTGGTTCGACATCCCGACGCAGATGTTCCTGCACCTGATCAAGATGATCATCGCGCCGCTGGTGGTTTCCACCCTGGTCGTGGGCATCGCGCATATGGGCGGGACCGGGGCGATCGGGCGGGTGGGCATCAAGGCATTTTTCTGGTTCGTCTGCGCCAGCCTGATATCGCTGACCCTGGGGCTGATCCTGGTGAACGTGCTCCAGCCGGGCGTGGGGCTGAACCTGCCGCTCCCCGACGCGGCGGCGGCCAGCGGAGTCGACCGTACCGGCTTCGACGCGGCCAAATTCTTCACCCATATCATCCCGACCTCGGCCATCGACGCGATGGCGACCAACGACATCCTCCAGCTCGTGATCTTCTCGCTCTTCTTCGGCGTCGGCATGGCGGCGGTGGGCGAGAAGGCCAAGCCGCTGCTCGACGGACTCGAGGCGCTGGTGAGCGTGATGCTGACGGTCACCGGCTATGTCATGCTGTTCGCACCGATCGCAGTGTTCTGCGCGGTGGCGCGGACGCTGGCGACGCGGGGGCTGGGCGTGGTGGGCGACCTCGCTTACTTCATGGGGACCTTCTATATCGGGCTCGCGGTGCTGTGGTCGGTGCTGCTAGGAGCCTGCTTCCTGATCGTCGGGCGGCGGACGGGGACCCTGCTGCGCTATCTGCGCGATCCGATCCTGCTCGGCTTCTCGACCGCGTCGTCGGAAGCCGCCTATCCGCGCACGCTCGAGGCGCTCGACAAGTTCGGGGTGCCGCCGCGGATCGCCAGCTTCGTGCTGCCGCTGGGTTACTCGTTCAACCTCGACGGCTCGATGATGTACATGACCTTCGCGTCGATCTTCATCGCGCAGGCCTACGGCATCCAGCTCGACTGGGCGACGATGATCTCGATGCTGCTGATCCTGATGATCACCAGCAAGGGCATCGCCGGCGTGCCGCGCGCCAGCCTGGTGGTGATCACGGGCACGCTGGCGCATTTCCAGATCCCCGAGGCGGGCATCCTGCTGATCCTGGCGGTGGATCATTTCCTCGACATGGGCCGGACCGCGACCAACGTGATCGGCAATGCGGTCGCGGCGACGGTGGTGGCGCGCTGGGAGGGGCAGCTCGATGCGCCCGAGGATCCGGACGAGGCGATCGTGCTGCCAGTTGCCGGGCGGCCGGGAAGCGAGGACAGCTTCCAGGATTACGGCAAGAGCTGA
- a CDS encoding YciI family protein, translating into MTKYLISFPSEAMVVSDAELPRVAAESLAVIEEAKAAGVYVFGGGINEQVAPVRLSGDGSISAETYPGSRLTGGFTVLELPSRGEAIAWARKIAVACRCAQELREFMYHPAS; encoded by the coding sequence ATGACCAAATATCTGATCTCCTTCCCCAGCGAAGCCATGGTCGTCAGCGACGCGGAACTCCCACGGGTGGCCGCCGAGTCGCTTGCCGTGATCGAGGAGGCCAAGGCCGCCGGCGTCTATGTCTTCGGCGGCGGCATCAACGAGCAGGTCGCGCCGGTCCGGCTCTCCGGCGACGGATCGATATCCGCCGAAACCTATCCCGGAAGCCGGCTCACCGGCGGATTCACCGTGCTCGAACTGCCGTCACGCGGGGAGGCGATCGCCTGGGCGCGCAAGATCGCCGTCGCCTGCCGCTGCGCCCAGGAATTGCGCGAATTCATGTACCATCCGGCGAGCTGA
- a CDS encoding glutathione S-transferase family protein, with protein MIIVHHLENSRSQRILWLLEELGLPYEVKRYERNKTTMLAPPELKRIHPLGKSPVIENDGRVVAETGAIIDYLVEHADGRLGAPAHRDDALRYRFFLHYAEGSLMPPLFTKLVLSRIPLLGKVAQKKFQPMIDVHLDYVEAELASRPWFAGQDFTAADIIMSFPLEAAVARAAATEGRPHLAAWIAKVHARPAYQAALKVGGPYAYA; from the coding sequence ATGATCATCGTCCACCATCTCGAAAATTCGCGCTCGCAGCGCATCCTCTGGCTGCTCGAGGAGCTCGGGCTTCCCTATGAAGTGAAGCGCTACGAGCGGAACAAGACGACCATGCTCGCGCCGCCCGAACTCAAGCGCATCCACCCCTTGGGCAAGTCGCCGGTGATCGAGAATGACGGCCGCGTCGTCGCGGAAACCGGGGCGATCATCGACTATCTGGTCGAGCATGCCGACGGTCGCCTCGGCGCCCCCGCGCACCGCGACGATGCGCTGCGCTACCGCTTCTTCCTCCATTATGCCGAGGGCTCGCTTATGCCGCCCTTGTTCACCAAGCTCGTGCTCAGCCGCATCCCCCTGCTCGGCAAGGTCGCGCAGAAGAAATTCCAGCCGATGATCGACGTCCATCTCGATTATGTCGAGGCCGAGCTCGCATCGCGCCCCTGGTTCGCCGGCCAGGACTTCACCGCCGCCGATATCATCATGAGCTTCCCCCTCGAAGCCGCCGTCGCCCGCGCCGCGGCCACCGAAGGCCGCCCGCATCTCGCCGCCTGGATCGCCAAGGTCCACGCCCGCCCCGCCTACCAGGCGGCGCTCAAGGTCGGCGGGCCCTATGCTTATGCCTGA
- the recA gene encoding recombinase RecA: MAASLKVIDSKMAAPSTDKQKALEAALAQIDRAFGKGSAMRLGSKETMQVETIGTGSLGLDIALGVGGLPRGRVIEVYGPESSGKTTLALHVIAEAQRGGGTAAFVDAEHALDPVYAKKLGVNIDELIVSQPDTGEQALEIVDTLVRSNAIDVLVVDSVAALVPRAEIEGEMGDSHVGLQARLMSQSLRKLTGSISRSRCMVIFINQLRMKIGVMYGNPETTTGGNALKFYASVRLDIRRTGQIKDRDEIIGNTTRVKVVKNKVAPPFKQVEFDIMYGEGISKIGEILDLGVKAGLVEKSGAWFSYDSIRIGQGRENSKTFLKENPELCARLEAAIRARTDKVAEELMAGPEPDDDI; the protein is encoded by the coding sequence ATGGCGGCATCTTTGAAGGTCATCGACAGCAAAATGGCAGCTCCCAGCACGGACAAGCAAAAGGCGCTCGAAGCCGCCCTCGCCCAGATCGATCGCGCCTTCGGCAAGGGTAGCGCGATGCGGCTCGGCTCGAAGGAGACGATGCAGGTCGAGACGATCGGCACCGGCTCGCTCGGGCTCGATATCGCCCTGGGTGTCGGCGGCCTGCCGCGCGGCCGCGTCATCGAAGTCTATGGCCCCGAAAGCTCGGGCAAGACCACGCTCGCGCTCCACGTCATCGCCGAGGCGCAGCGGGGAGGGGGCACCGCTGCCTTCGTCGACGCCGAGCATGCGCTCGACCCCGTTTATGCCAAGAAGCTCGGCGTCAATATCGACGAGCTGATCGTTTCGCAGCCCGATACCGGCGAGCAGGCGCTCGAGATCGTCGACACGCTGGTCCGCTCGAACGCGATCGACGTGCTCGTGGTCGATTCGGTCGCGGCTTTGGTGCCGCGCGCGGAAATCGAGGGCGAGATGGGTGACAGCCATGTCGGCCTCCAGGCGCGTCTGATGTCGCAGTCGCTCCGGAAACTCACCGGCTCGATCAGCCGGTCGCGCTGCATGGTGATCTTCATCAACCAGCTGCGCATGAAGATCGGCGTGATGTACGGTAATCCGGAGACCACGACCGGCGGCAATGCGCTCAAATTCTATGCCTCGGTCCGCCTCGACATCCGCCGCACCGGCCAGATCAAGGATCGCGACGAGATCATCGGCAACACCACCCGGGTGAAGGTCGTCAAGAACAAGGTCGCGCCGCCGTTCAAGCAGGTCGAATTCGACATCATGTATGGCGAGGGCATTTCCAAGATCGGCGAAATCCTCGATCTCGGGGTGAAGGCCGGGCTCGTCGAGAAATCGGGCGCCTGGTTCAGCTATGACAGCATCCGCATCGGCCAGGGTCGCGAGAATTCGAAGACTTTCCTCAAGGAAAATCCCGAGCTCTGCGCCCGTCTCGAAGCCGCGATCCGCGCCCGCACCGACAAGGTGGCCGAGGAGCTGATGGCCGGCCCCGAGCCCGACGACGATATCTGA
- a CDS encoding MOSC domain-containing protein has translation MSDIVGHVAALTRFPVKSMAGEPLAVAEIDWQGMEGDRQYGFYFRDDGSRFPWCTARKWSEMVLHVARYAEGGAPRTAAVEVAAPDGWRGTVTDAALLERLSAAVGRPIGLIQLATGTYDAMPLSVVTTAGHKLVEAAHGSALDLRRFRMNVVIESDVPEIEFAGKRLAFGEDGPLLGVTAAIPRCAMVTIDPDSGVRYAEVLRTVAQRFGNGYGVYATALRKGLVRIGDAVRVMG, from the coding sequence ATGAGCGATATCGTCGGCCATGTCGCCGCGCTCACGCGTTTTCCGGTCAAGTCGATGGCCGGGGAGCCGTTAGCGGTCGCCGAGATCGATTGGCAGGGGATGGAGGGCGATCGGCAATACGGTTTCTATTTCCGCGACGATGGTTCGCGCTTTCCTTGGTGCACGGCGCGGAAGTGGTCCGAAATGGTGTTGCACGTGGCGCGCTATGCCGAGGGCGGCGCGCCCAGGACAGCCGCAGTCGAGGTGGCCGCACCCGATGGGTGGCGGGGAACCGTCACCGACGCAGCGCTGCTCGAGCGGCTGTCGGCCGCAGTAGGACGGCCCATCGGGCTGATCCAGCTGGCGACGGGGACCTATGATGCGATGCCGCTGTCGGTGGTGACGACGGCGGGGCATAAGCTGGTCGAGGCGGCGCACGGGTCGGCGCTCGACCTGCGGCGGTTCCGGATGAATGTGGTGATCGAGAGCGACGTGCCCGAGATCGAATTTGCCGGCAAGCGCCTGGCGTTCGGGGAGGATGGCCCGTTGCTGGGGGTGACCGCGGCGATCCCGCGCTGTGCGATGGTGACGATCGATCCCGATAGCGGCGTGCGCTATGCTGAGGTTCTGCGGACCGTCGCCCAGCGGTTCGGCAATGGCTATGGGGTATATGCGACTGCGCTGCGCAAGGGCCTGGTGCGGATTGGGGATGCGGTTCGCGTGATGGGGTGA
- a CDS encoding AAA family ATPase has protein sequence MRLIFIHGPPASGKLTIGRILSERTGIALFHNHLVVDAVGAVFPFGSEEFIRLREKFWMDMFTAAARSGRSLIFTFASEASVAEDFPRRTSDLVEAAGGEVTYIALTVTDAEQESRIGTAARAEFGKLRSLDLLRELRPSMKRAEAMMPRPNLVIDTSATAPRDAADAIARLLKD, from the coding sequence ATGCGCCTTATCTTCATCCATGGGCCGCCGGCGTCCGGAAAGCTCACGATCGGCCGAATCCTCTCCGAGAGGACCGGAATAGCGCTGTTCCACAATCATCTCGTGGTGGACGCCGTTGGCGCGGTTTTCCCCTTCGGATCGGAAGAGTTCATTCGGCTGCGAGAGAAGTTCTGGATGGATATGTTCACGGCAGCTGCGCGCTCGGGCCGATCGCTCATCTTCACCTTCGCCTCCGAAGCCAGCGTGGCCGAGGATTTTCCGCGCCGGACGTCCGATCTGGTCGAGGCCGCGGGGGGCGAGGTGACCTATATCGCGCTGACGGTAACCGACGCCGAGCAGGAGTCGCGCATCGGCACCGCTGCCCGCGCCGAGTTCGGCAAGCTTCGATCATTGGACCTGCTGCGCGAGCTGCGCCCGTCGATGAAGCGCGCCGAAGCGATGATGCCCAGACCGAACCTCGTGATCGATACCTCCGCCACCGCGCCGCGCGATGCCGCCGACGCCATCGCCCGACTGCTGAAAGACTGA
- a CDS encoding response regulator — protein MPALRNILIVEDEPLIAMMLEDFLDALDRKVAGSADNVAAALELIDAGDVHAAILDVNLRAGEQSWPIADRLAELNIPFVLATGGSGDTIAENHRGRPVLSKPFTMDGVEKALNGLDG, from the coding sequence ATGCCCGCCCTCCGCAACATCCTCATCGTCGAAGACGAACCCCTGATCGCGATGATGCTCGAGGATTTCCTCGACGCGCTCGATCGCAAGGTCGCCGGTAGCGCCGACAATGTCGCCGCCGCGCTCGAGCTGATCGACGCGGGCGACGTCCATGCCGCGATCCTCGACGTGAACCTGCGCGCCGGCGAGCAAAGCTGGCCGATCGCCGATCGCCTCGCCGAGCTGAACATCCCCTTCGTCCTTGCCACGGGCGGCTCGGGCGACACCATCGCCGAAAACCACCGCGGCCGCCCGGTCCTGTCCAAGCCCTTCACGATGGACGGCGTGGAAAAGGCGCTCAACGGGCTCGACGGGTAA